ACACGCCTGGTTGAGTCCAGTGCAAATCCATAGGCAATGTCCACGTTGTTGGGACGATCAATTCCTGTGATGCGACGCGTACTGTCTTCTTTGCCTTGCAGGTCGAATACATATACTCCTCCCTCTTTGTTTTCGCGCTTGTCAGTCCCAAGGATTAGGGATTGAGCAGGATCGGTCGGGTGTACCCAGATCGCAGGATCGTCACTGTCAAACTGGACCGGTTCGGTCACGTACTTGGGCTTGATAGCGCTACTGGTTTCGGTGTTTTGAGTAGGGACACAGCTGGTTGCCAGTCCTATGATGATATATAAAGCGTATTTGTGCATGTGTTAGTCTTTGATAAGTGTGAATGAAGTGGATCCTGTGAAGAGTTCATCTCCTTCTTCGAATTGATCTTCGTCGATGATGCTTTTGATTGTCAATACCACATCATCTGCTGTGCCAAGGAGATACTCTGATTCGAGGATGAAGTCTACCTCTTCTTCCTCGTCGTTGAAGTGCGACCCTTCGAGTTCCAACTCTCCATCTTCTGCGTCATAGTCTGCTTCGATTTCGACGATGAGGTTTTCAGTATCGGTTTCGATTTCTCCGTCTTTGCATTCGGTGACTTCTTCCTCTTCGATGAGTTCGATCTCAATTTTCATTTCCTCAAAGGCAAATTCAAACTTGATTTCACCAGTGATGTCGGCAAAGTTGAGTTCGGCAAGGTCAGAGGAGATCGTGCCAAATGCCTCCTGAAATGCTTCAAATTCCACTTCGTCGGTGATTTCGAGGAGCCATTCACCCGCGAGATCATTGTCTAGAATTTCGTATTCGAAGGTGTTGGCGTCACTAAATACGACATTGGCGCTGGTTTGTACACTGGTGATTTCGAGCTCAAATGATCCATCTGTCGCTTCGATTTCGGCCTCATTCATTAATACTACGATTTCAAACTCCGCTGGTACTGTGCCCAAATCTGGGTCGACAGGAATGGTGATCGTCGAGGCTGTGAATTCGATTTCACGCTCATAGGCACAGTCATCTTCCTCATACTCGTAGACGATTTCGTCGATTTCTGCCATGGCAAAATCTCCCTCACCGGACAGTGTGTAGTGAAGAGTGATCGCCTCGGCAGGTAGATCGCCGAGATAGTCCGCGAATGAAATTTCTACTTTGTAATCTTCTGCATCGGGTAGGTCTGCACCTTCTTCGTCGATTTGTAGACGAAGTGGAAAGTCCTCGTCGTGTATGCTAACCTCAGGTTCGTTGAGTGCACAGGCACCCAACAATGCTGTGGCTGCTATCCATGCTATATTTTTAATCTTCATGATTGTCATTCTTTTGTTGATTTAGAAAATGAATTTTACTCCCGCTCTGGACCACCAAGAGTAGAATTCTCTCTGGACGAGTTCGTTATCGTTTTGTCCCATGTATGCTTGGAAAGGTGCATTGGTGATATTGAGACACTCGGCAAATAGATTGAAATGCTTGTTGATTTGGTAGCTGGCGGTAGCGTCTACCTGTAGACGGCCTTTGATTGAACGGTCGTCATCGCTGTCCTCCCCAAGTTCGTCGATGTACTCTCCGGCATAGTTGCCCGATAGTCTCGCACTGAAGCCTTTGTAGTTGTATGACAAGCTCAGGTTACCAACATGTGTGGCTTGTCCTGGCAAATTGACCGACTCGGTCTCGTCGACTCCCGATCTGTCGACCAAGACAGCATCTGAGATAGTGAATGTATAATTAGCATAAATCCCCAATCCTGACAAAGCACCTGGCAGGAAGGTCAAGTTCTGCTGGTAGGAGATCTCAATCCCACCGATATCAGCCGTCTGTCCGTTGACATCTTGGGTGAGGTCTACATCCGTCCCAAAATCAATCCCCTCATACGTGTCTGTCTCATAGACTCGTTTGTAGATGAAGTTGTCGAGTCTCTTGTAGAAGACTCCAGCCGAGATCACACCGACTGTCCCAAAATAGTGATCCACCATCAAGTCTAGGTTGATCGCTGATACTGGTTTCAAGTTTGGGTTGCCGATCGTGCCTTCACGATCCCCTAGATTGATCTCTTGTGCAGGTACAATAGATTCGAAGTTGGGACGAGCATAGGAGGTAGTAGCAGCCAATCTCAGGTTGGTGAGGTTGCTGAGCGAATACCTGAAATTGATTTGAGGGAGGAAGTAGGTGTACTCTGTGGATCCTTCTTCGTCGAGGATTTCGTCTAGATCACCTTCGTCATCAAACAAGACCGTGTGGTATTGGTAGTCTACGTTGGTTTTTTCGAAGCGTAGACCTCCTACGATCTGTAGTTTGTTGAGGGTCAGATCAGTCATGAGGTAGGCCGCTATGACGTTTTCGGTTGCTTTGTAGCTTTCGACGTTTTCATCGACGAGTTTGTCTTCAGCTTCGAGCTCGAACCCGGCACGGTTGTCGTTGAAGAATCGGACTACCTTGTCCATATCAGGTGCTGCAGCGAGTGTGTACTCTCCTCCTAGAAAGTTATCGTCGACAAGTCCTCCGTCAAATTTCTCCAAGGTGAAGTCTCCAGTTTGTCCTTCAAAAGAGACGTCACCTCCGGCCCATCCGTATTTGTTGTTGACCACCTGAAAGTCCTTTTCTTTGTTGCGGTATTTGCCACCAAACTTCAAAGAACCTGTGTTGTTTCCTAATGTGTAGGGTATGGCAAGATTGATTTTTCCAGTGAGGTTTCTGTCTTCTGCATAGGTGTTGCCTGCTTCTAATTCGTCAAACTCATAGTTGCTGTTGTCCAAATAGTCGAAGTTATCATCGGTCGAGAAGCTTGGGAAATCTGAGTTTGAAAAGTCAGTGGTCAGTGCATCAGGCGTACCGATAAAGTTGACTTCATAGTCAAACGGAGTGTTTTGAATGGCTTTGGCATACGACACTTCGTAGTTGATCGAGAATCCTGGCAGGGTATGCTTGCCGCCCAAGTTGACACTAGAGATGTCTTGGCGCTCAAACCTGTCTTTGGTGAGTCGCTCGATCTCGTTGTCTTCGAAGGGGGAATCGTCAGTGTTGGGCACCATGACGTATCTGCGGCGCACTTCTCGGTCCGAAAACGTGTTGTATATCCCGCGTAGGTATATTTCACTGTTGTCATTGAGTCGGTAATCCACGGTACCGCTGATGGCGCTGCGAGTTCTACGGAGTGCATAGTCGCGGAGTTCGATATCGTCACCATCACGCTCCCAGTTGTCCGAGCCACGATCGGTAAAGAAGTGGCTACCGTTGATAAGTACGCCGAGTTTTTCTTCTGCTCCGAATCTTTTCCCGACTAGGAGAGATCCTTGGGCGTTGTACTTGCCCATGAGGTGATTGTATCCTCCGACAGCTGTCCCTTGAATTTCGGCTTTGCTTGACTTGGCTTTTCTCGTGACGAGATTGACCGATCCACCGATGGCGTCACCATCCATGTCAGGAGTGAGGGTTTTGGACACCTCTATCGAGGAAAGTTGGTCTGCTGGAATGGCATCTAATGCAACAAACCGAACACCAGCCTCTGGTGAGGGGATTTGTTCGCCGTTGACACTGATGTTGGTGAACTGTGGCGCTAGGCCTCTGACGATGACGTATCTGCCTTCACCTTGGTCACGCTGTAGTGTCACACCAGGCATACGCTGGATCGCTTCCGCGACGTTTGGATCTGGAAATCTACCGATCTGGTCTGCGGCGATGATGTTCTTGATGTTGCCAGCGTTTTTTTGTTGATTGAGTGCTTTTTGCTGGCCTTGTAATGCCCCATAGATGGTCACTTCGAGGAGCTCGGGTTGGAGCTCTGTAAGTTGGACTTCTATGCTGCTACTTTGTGCTGGGTCGATCTTGGTCACGAAATCTTTGTACCCGAGGTATTTGATCAATAGCGATTGTGTACCAGACTTGAGGCGGAGGGTGAATTCTCCATTGAGGTCTGTGATGGTTCCTTGTGAAGTACTATCTATGAGTACCGTGGCTCCTGGGAGTGGCTCCCCACTGACTCCATCGGTGATGCTGCCTTTGACGACTATGTCTTGGCTATAGGCGCACCATGCGATGAGGTTGAACATTAGAATTGTAAGTGTTTTTTTCATAGTTTCATTGTTGATGTCATCGAATTATTTGACGAGGCAAATAATGATTCCACATATGAATTGAGTGTTAATAGCCTAGTCAACAAAATAGCATCAGCTCAAAAAATCTAGGCATCAAAACGTAAACATGGTTTTGCAAGTAGCAGCATTTCAAGTGGTTACATGTTACTGTAGCGTTACCCGACACTGACGATGTAGTTGTATAAATTTTCACCTTTTTCCAATCCGAGCTTTTTTCTCAGTCTATACCGCGCGATTCGTAGACTGTCGCTTGAGATGTTGAGTATCGAAGCGATTTCATGGGAGTGTAGGTTGATATGAATCATGGCACATAGGCGCACTTCGGAGTTGGTCAAGGTGGGGTGCTTGGCACGGAGTTGATCAAAGAACTCCGTGTGTATTTGTTGAAAAATGTTTTCGAACTCTTCCCAATCCTCATCCATGTTGAAGTTGAGATCTATGGATTTGGTGAGTTTTCGGATTTTGAGATGGATGTCTTCTTTTTCGCTTTTTTTGATTTTTTTGAGATTGGTACGGAGTGATTCCAAAAACTCATTTTTTTGGATGAGATGCAGTGCTGACCGACTCAGTGCACTGTTTTTCATCTCCAGATCCATTTGTAGTTGTTCTTCTAGGAGCCGCTTGTTTTCGAGCTCGGTTCGGAGTTTTTCTTCATTGAGTTGAGCATTGATGAGTTCTGCTTTGCTCAGTTCATTTTCGGTTTGTAGTAGTTTCCGTTCTTTGCTGGTTTTTGCGACTTTTTGGTACGAACTGTATGCGATGAGTACCAGGAGGATTGCTACGGCCATGAAGCTTGCTATGGCGATGCGGCGGTTTTCTGCTTTTTCTTTTTCCAAAAGGAGGATGGTTTGTTGTTTTTGTTCGAGATCAAAAATGGACTGGGCATTGGCAATTTTGTGAGCGATCTCTTGGCCGAATATCATTTCGTTGAGACTGTAGCTTTGGTCTAGGTAGTGGTAGGCACTGTCGTAGTGTTCGGTTTCGAGGAGGATGAGAGACAAGTCTCTAGCGGCGGATTGTATTTGGTATGCGTTCTGTTGGAGGAGTGCTTGGTCATAGGCTTGGCGAGTGACGGAAAGGGCTCGCTCGTACATTCCTCTTTTGCGGTAGGTGTCTCCGATGTTGTTGAGGTTGACGATGGCGTCATCGGTATGGCCTAGTGCGTGGTTGTATTCGTAGGCGATGACGAAGTTTTTGTGCGCTTCATCGTAGACTTCTAGGTCTTCGTAGATACTCCCGATGTTGTCATAGATGAGGGCCAATTCGGTCGAGTCGATATGCTGAGAAAAGTAGTTTAGCGCACGATGCTGGTAGAAGAGCGCCGAATCGTATTGTGCGGATTTTTCGAATAGATGACCAATTTGCCCTTGTATCTGTGCTTCCCCACGGTGGTCATCGAGCGTGGTGAAGAGTCGGGATGCTTCACGTAAATGCACGAGTGCCTGATCGAAATTTTCAGAGCGCAGGTAGACTTGCCCTATCATGCTGGTGGCCTCAGCGAGGTGCTGTGTGTCTTTGAGCTTTTCATAGGCATGGAGGGCGTTGTGTAGATTGTTGAGTGCCAAGTCGAGGTTGCCGATTTTGTAAAAGATGGCTCCTAGCAGGTGACTGCTCCGTGCGATTCCAAAGTCATACCCCAGTTCGTCAGAGAGGATGAGGGCACGTCGTGCCAAAAACAGTGAACTGTCACGGCCGAGTTGTGGTCGTAGTTTGATCTGCTCCAACAAGCTATCTACGGCGGCATTGCTTTGTGGGTCTTGTGTATCAGGGGAGAAGGTACAGCCAAATACAGCAAACGAAAGAAAGAGGAGTAGAACGCGTGATGACATAGACACTGGATCAAAAATGGGATGCGGCGAAAGCCAAAATACCCGCAAAAAGTCGACAAACTTATTGATCTACTGTGTACTCATGGACAAGCCAATGTTATGGATATGTTGTCAATGAACGAAGAGGATAGTTTTTGAAAAATCATTGGAAAACCGAAACTTATAATTGTAGAAACAGTATATGTTGCAACAAGTATTTAAATATTGACATAAAACGATATAAACATGGAATCATTGACAAAGACAGTTTGGGCGATAGACCCGACCCACAGTGAAGTACAATTCAAAGTAAAACACCTTGTCATCTCTACGGTGACAGGATCATTCAAGTCATTTTCGGGGACAGTAGAATCAGAAGGGGAAGATTTTGATGGAGCAACGGCGTCCTTTAGTTTGGAAACAGCGAGCGTGGAGACCAACGTATCGGATAGAGATGCTCATCTGAAGAGTGCAGATTTTTTTGATGCAGAGACTTACCCTAACCTCACGTTCGAAGGGGTGTTGAAAAAAACGGGAGACGATACCTACTCTATGACAGGTCCGATGACGATCAAAGATGTGACGAAAGAAGTAACTGTTGAGGTCTCTTTGGGAGGGACCATGGTCGACGGATACGGTCAGCACAAAGCTGGCTTTGCACTCAATGCGACAATCAATAGAAAGGATTTTGGGTTGACTTGGAGCATGGTGACCGAAGCGGGAGGTGTAGTCGTAGGAGACGAAGTGAAGTTACTGCTCAACGTCCAAGTGATCAAAGGATAAGGTGGTTTGGGCTGATGTCCTAGATTTTAGAAACAAAAAAGGCAGACTCGGTAAAGAGCCTGCCTTTTGCTTTGTTGTTGTGTTATTTATTATTCTTTGATCAATCGACGGACTAGTCGGTCCTTCGAAGTGTGAACTTCTATGATGTATACTCCTTGAGGCAATTCACTAACATCGTATTGTGCCTGTGGCGTAGTGTAGTACTTCAATGCATGTCCACTCACGTCACGAATTGTCAACTGCTGAATGTCCTTTTCTGAGACACTAAATGTAGTTGTGACAGGGTTTGGATATAGGATAAGCGCAGCTGGCTCATCGTCTATGGACAAGGTTGTACAATCTATAATTACCTCTTGCGTTTGATGCGTCACGTTACCCGATCCGTCAGTAAATGTCCAGGTCACAGTCGTAGAAGCCGTGATCGGGAAAGTCGCACCGTTCGTTGCGCTGATTGTGCCTGAGCAATTGTCAGTCGCTGTAGGTACAGTTAAGTCAGCCGCAGTTATTGCGCACTCTCCATTGACAGTGGTCAGAGTGGTCGCGTCTGCTACAGGAGCGGTGGTGTCAGAGATGACTACCTCTTGTGTTTGAGTCGCCATGTTACCCGATCCGTCAGTATATGTCCAGGTCACAGTCGTAGAAGCTGTGATCGGGAAAGTCGCATCGGCTGTTCCACTGATGACACCTGAGCAGTTGTCAGTCGCTGTAGGTACAGTCAAGTCAGCCTCAGCAACTGAGCATTCTCCCGTGACAGTCGTCAAAGTAGCCGCATCAGCAACCGGAGCAGTGGTGTCCTCGATAGTCACCGTTTGTGTTTGCGTAGCTGTGTTGCCACTTCCATCAGTAAATGTCCAAGTCACAGTCGTAGAAGCGGTGATTGGGAAAGTCACATCAGTGGTTGCGTTGATAGCACCTGAGCAATTGTCAGTCGCCGTAGGCACCGTCAAGTCAGCTGCAGTTATAGCGCACTGGCCATTGACCGCCGTGAGAGTGGTCACGTCTGCTACGGGTGCGGTGGTGTCAGAGATGACTACTTCCTGCGTCTGCGTAGCTGTGTTGCCACTTCCATCAGTAAATGTCCAAGTCACGGTCGTAGAAGCGGTGATCGGAAATGTCGCATCGCTGGCTCCATTGATAGTACCTGAGCAATTGTCAGTAGCTGTAGGCACCGTCAAGTCAGCTGCAGCTATAGCGCACTGGCCATTGACTGCCGTGAGAGTGGTCACGTCTGCTACGGGTGCGGTGGTGTCAGAGATGACTACTTCCTGCGTTTGCGTAGCTGTGTTGCCACTTCCATCAGTAAATGACCAAGTCACAGTCGTAGAAGCCGTGATCGGGAATGTAGCATCGGTCGTCCCATTGATAGTACCCGAGCAATTGTCAGTAGCTGTAGGTATCGTCAGGTCAGCCTCTGCTACAGCACACTGCGCATTGACAGCAGTCAAAGTAGTCGCATCAGCTACTGGGGCTGTCACGTCTGCGAAAACGACCTCTTGCGTTTGCGTACTTGTATTGCCGTTGGCATCACTGTATACCCAAGTCACTATTGTTGTACTTGTAATCGGGAAGGTCGTTTCAGTAGTGGCAGTGATCACACCGGTACAGTTGTCTGTAGCAGTAGGAGCAATCAATGTTTCTACTTCACCACACTCGATATTTACAACGGCAAGTGTCATTACATCAGCAACGGGAGACTCACTATCGGTGATTGTCACTTGTTGGGTTTGCGTCGAGCTGTTGCCTTCACTGTCCGTGAATGTCCATGTGATCTCAGTACTTGCATAGACAGGGAATGTGGTGTCTGAGACACCCGTGATGGTTTCATCGTTCTCGGCATCATAGGCAGTCGGCAGTACAGTCGGCATATCTACGCTACAAGCACCTACTAAGTCGTCCAACTCTTCGGCGACCGTAGGGGGGCAGTTTTGCTCATCGCCATCGAAGCTCCATACATAGCCAATGCCTAGTGTCGCTCTTGGGTTTCCGTCACAATAGTACAACCCCTCAACACCTAGACTGATATTCGACGGGATGAGTGTTTCTCCTGCCTCGGTATCCAGTGTCGACCAACCAGCTAGGGTGAGATCATAATTTTGGACGGAAAGTCCAGAATAATCAAGCATTTCTTCCATGTTTAGAACCGAGCTAATGTCCCAATGGCCCAAACTTTGATCGAAGGAAGAAGCTCGGTAAAACATGCTTTCCATGTTTTCCACCTGACTCACATCCCAGTTGCTCAGATCTCCATTGAAAGAAGACGCGTAATAAAACATGTCGCTCATGTCAGTGACGTTGGACAAGTTAGGCGCATCTGTAGCGTTGTATACCATGTTTTCGGTGTACCTAAATGCAGACTCCATGGTTTCCCATTCGATATCCCCCCATTGTTCGATACTCATCAAGAATTCTCCTCCGGGTCCATTTGAGGCATTTAAGCCAGGAAATTGGCCGTAGATAGATACCGTGTAGATGCCTGCAGTGGCATAGCTATGTATAGGGAAGGAGTTTTTGGTGTAGAGAGTATTGTCTACTGTGCCATCGCCCCAATCTACAATAAAGTTAAAAGGAGAATCTGTATTCGTATTGATTGGAATAAAAACAAAATTGCTAAACCCGAAATCATCGATGGTTTGCCAGGTCGTGACGAATGGTCGTCCGACAAATACATATTGCTCCTGCGTCGCGGTACTACCGTCCGTTGCGGTATAATTCCAGACGATAGTCTGTGGTTCGGTGATTGGGAATATGGTCTCTGTTGTTGCGGTGATAGCTTCTCCATCGCAAGTCGTAGCAGTCGGTGCGTCTATTGTCTCTATAGACTCTTTACTGATTACACTAGCCAAGTTGTTGGTGTTGGGTACTATTCCGTTTTCGGCTTCACCGTCCCCGTCAATAGTCCAAGAGTATGTATC
The DNA window shown above is from Reichenbachiella sp. 5M10 and carries:
- a CDS encoding TonB-dependent receptor, with amino-acid sequence MKKTLTILMFNLIAWCAYSQDIVVKGSITDGVSGEPLPGATVLIDSTSQGTITDLNGEFTLRLKSGTQSLLIKYLGYKDFVTKIDPAQSSSIEVQLTELQPELLEVTIYGALQGQQKALNQQKNAGNIKNIIAADQIGRFPDPNVAEAIQRMPGVTLQRDQGEGRYVIVRGLAPQFTNISVNGEQIPSPEAGVRFVALDAIPADQLSSIEVSKTLTPDMDGDAIGGSVNLVTRKAKSSKAEIQGTAVGGYNHLMGKYNAQGSLLVGKRFGAEEKLGVLINGSHFFTDRGSDNWERDGDDIELRDYALRRTRSAISGTVDYRLNDNSEIYLRGIYNTFSDREVRRRYVMVPNTDDSPFEDNEIERLTKDRFERQDISSVNLGGKHTLPGFSINYEVSYAKAIQNTPFDYEVNFIGTPDALTTDFSNSDFPSFSTDDNFDYLDNSNYEFDELEAGNTYAEDRNLTGKINLAIPYTLGNNTGSLKFGGKYRNKEKDFQVVNNKYGWAGGDVSFEGQTGDFTLEKFDGGLVDDNFLGGEYTLAAAPDMDKVVRFFNDNRAGFELEAEDKLVDENVESYKATENVIAAYLMTDLTLNKLQIVGGLRFEKTNVDYQYHTVLFDDEGDLDEILDEEGSTEYTYFLPQINFRYSLSNLTNLRLAATTSYARPNFESIVPAQEINLGDREGTIGNPNLKPVSAINLDLMVDHYFGTVGVISAGVFYKRLDNFIYKRVYETDTYEGIDFGTDVDLTQDVNGQTADIGGIEISYQQNLTFLPGALSGLGIYANYTFTISDAVLVDRSGVDETESVNLPGQATHVGNLSLSYNYKGFSARLSGNYAGEYIDELGEDSDDDRSIKGRLQVDATASYQINKHFNLFAECLNITNAPFQAYMGQNDNELVQREFYSWWSRAGVKFIF
- a CDS encoding tetratricopeptide repeat protein, with the protein product MSSRVLLLFLSFAVFGCTFSPDTQDPQSNAAVDSLLEQIKLRPQLGRDSSLFLARRALILSDELGYDFGIARSSHLLGAIFYKIGNLDLALNNLHNALHAYEKLKDTQHLAEATSMIGQVYLRSENFDQALVHLREASRLFTTLDDHRGEAQIQGQIGHLFEKSAQYDSALFYQHRALNYFSQHIDSTELALIYDNIGSIYEDLEVYDEAHKNFVIAYEYNHALGHTDDAIVNLNNIGDTYRKRGMYERALSVTRQAYDQALLQQNAYQIQSAARDLSLILLETEHYDSAYHYLDQSYSLNEMIFGQEIAHKIANAQSIFDLEQKQQTILLLEKEKAENRRIAIASFMAVAILLVLIAYSSYQKVAKTSKERKLLQTENELSKAELINAQLNEEKLRTELENKRLLEEQLQMDLEMKNSALSRSALHLIQKNEFLESLRTNLKKIKKSEKEDIHLKIRKLTKSIDLNFNMDEDWEEFENIFQQIHTEFFDQLRAKHPTLTNSEVRLCAMIHINLHSHEIASILNISSDSLRIARYRLRKKLGLEKGENLYNYIVSVG
- a CDS encoding YceI family protein, coding for MESLTKTVWAIDPTHSEVQFKVKHLVISTVTGSFKSFSGTVESEGEDFDGATASFSLETASVETNVSDRDAHLKSADFFDAETYPNLTFEGVLKKTGDDTYSMTGPMTIKDVTKEVTVEVSLGGTMVDGYGQHKAGFALNATINRKDFGLTWSMVTEAGGVVVGDEVKLLLNVQVIKG
- a CDS encoding BspA family leucine-rich repeat surface protein gives rise to the protein MIIQFFTSLFHRLSAVLAESSAVSRWRFILSLKTKTVLIAMLLMLIAGLAQAQDRPFITTWETTSSNQSIKIPWNSNTYNLDYTVDWGDGSVDTHVANDANHTYAEPGIYEVQISGFFDAILMPNGSSSNLLSIEQWGDIPWRTMSYAFANTTNLQINATDAPNLSAVTDMSGMFQGASSLDADLGAWDISHVTNMSQMLYGTNLSVDNYEQTLAGWSTLDTDETSIPTGVTFGAQGLRYCDNSSRTLLAGTYGWTLNGDAPVEQGIILHNASLEYIISQEPITSLAPPTAETCDGEAITATTDATFPISEAQTITWTYTSTSGASRTQEQEIWVGRPFVTTWETANFIDVQNVVRIPINSGLIYNYSYKVDWGDGSTDNTIYTKANQAIHEYASEGTYTIAVYGDFPAISSSSAFDRSKFMTIEQWGDIEWKSMNSAFANLSNMVCNATDVPNLTQVTDMYGMFNNATGFTGDLSAWDVSHVTEMRHMFYYANSFNSDLSAWDVSHVTNMSYMFYRASSFDQSLANWDISSVTQMSSMLSYSGFSTPHYDQTLAGWATLDTEGGETKIPTNQYPSPYGLIYCDATSRSTLNNNYSWNISGDQEADGGIVPDAKFLSTVIGKNSLESLVAPTATACDGEIITATTDAVLPITSPQTITWTYTATGGNTTTQEQYVFAGRPFVTTWETIDNLEGQNNVVYIPGYDEDFNFVVDWGDGTVDETIYSEDVDAVHSYATAGTYTVSVYGQFPYFYAYDSYSPDKLVSIDQWGDIQWDDLSYMFEGATKMVYNATDTPDLSYITDLSGMFYGLTSFNADLSNWDVSQIEYMDDMFYGASSFNQNLGNWDISSIEDMEEMLSGTGLSAQNYQQTMAGWSTLDTDNGETSVPTDIYLGAEGLRYCDDTDRNILIDTYSWTIDGDGEAENGIVPNTNNLASVISKESIETIDAPTATTCDGEAITATTETIFPITEPQTIVWNYTATDGSTATQEQYVFVGRPFVTTWQTIDDFGFSNFVFIPINTNTDSPFNFIVDWGDGTVDNTLYTKNSFPIHSYATAGIYTVSIYGQFPGLNASNGPGGEFLMSIEQWGDIEWETMESAFRYTENMVYNATDAPNLSNVTDMSDMFYYASSFNGDLSNWDVSQVENMESMFYRASSFDQSLGHWDISSVLNMEEMLDYSGLSVQNYDLTLAGWSTLDTEAGETLIPSNISLGVEGLYYCDGNPRATLGIGYVWSFDGDEQNCPPTVAEELDDLVGACSVDMPTVLPTAYDAENDETITGVSDTTFPVYASTEITWTFTDSEGNSSTQTQQVTITDSESPVADVMTLAVVNIECGEVETLIAPTATDNCTGVITATTETTFPITSTTIVTWVYSDANGNTSTQTQEVVFADVTAPVADATTLTAVNAQCAVAEADLTIPTATDNCSGTINGTTDATFPITASTTVTWSFTDGSGNTATQTQEVVISDTTAPVADVTTLTAVNGQCAIAAADLTVPTATDNCSGTINGASDATFPITASTTVTWTFTDGSGNTATQTQEVVISDTTAPVADVTTLTAVNGQCAITAADLTVPTATDNCSGAINATTDVTFPITASTTVTWTFTDGSGNTATQTQTVTIEDTTAPVADAATLTTVTGECSVAEADLTVPTATDNCSGVISGTADATFPITASTTVTWTYTDGSGNMATQTQEVVISDTTAPVADATTLTTVNGECAITAADLTVPTATDNCSGTISATNGATFPITASTTVTWTFTDGSGNVTHQTQEVIIDCTTLSIDDEPAALILYPNPVTTTFSVSEKDIQQLTIRDVSGHALKYYTTPQAQYDVSELPQGVYIIEVHTSKDRLVRRLIKE